The following are from one region of the Aspergillus chevalieri M1 DNA, chromosome 1, nearly complete sequence genome:
- a CDS encoding beta-glucosidase (CAZy:GH3;~COG:G;~EggNog:ENOG410PG84;~InterPro:IPR017853,IPR019800,IPR036962,IPR002772, IPR036881,IPR026891,IPR013783,IPR001764;~PFAM:PF14310,PF00933,PF01915;~SECRETED:SignalP(1-18);~go_function: GO:0004553 - hydrolase activity, hydrolyzing O-glycosyl compounds [Evidence IEA];~go_process: GO:0005975 - carbohydrate metabolic process [Evidence IEA]) — protein MKLGWLEFVAATASVAQAKDLAYSPPYYPSPWADGQPADWSNAYKRAVEIVSNMTLAEKVNLTTGTGWQLEECVGQTGSVPRLGIWGICLQDSPLGIRYGDHSSGFPAGLNVAATWDRKLAYLRGEAMGQEYSDKGIDVQLGPVAGPIGRSPDGGRNWEGFAPDPVLTGVLMAETIKGIQDAGVIATAKHFIGNEQEHFRQVSEALDYGYNITETVSSNIDDKTMHELYLWPFADAVRAGVGSVMCSYNQINNSYGCQNSHLLNKLLKHELGFQGFVMTDWGAHHSGVASTLAGTDMSMPGDISFDDGMSYFGSNLTVAVLNGTVPEWRVDDMAVRIMSAFYKVGRDRQRTPPNFSSWTTDEYSYAHYAVQEGWKQVNQRINVQRNHSEIIREVGEASTVLLKNEGALPLTGDEDVVGILGEDAGSNPQGANGCEDRGCDKGTLAMAWGSGSAEFPYLVTPEQAIQNEILNRDVKHPVFAVTDNWALDQMASVASQAEVSLVFVNADAGEGFLVVDGNEGDRNNITLWKNGENVIKTVSENCNNTIVIMHTVGPVVIDEWYDNPNVTAIVWAGLPGQESGNAIANVLYGRVNPGGKSPFTWGKSREAYGAPILTETNNGIGAPQVDFTEGQFIDYRRFDKYNETPIYEFGYGLSYTTFKYSNLHVKALNASKYVPTTGKTSAAQTLGEAGKPSNYVFPKGFDRTTKFIYPWLNSTDLKKSANDPEYGLETSEYIPENAQDGSAQPRLPASGGQGGNPGLYDELFRVSATIKNTGKLAGDEVPQLYVSLGGPNEPKVVLRNFDRITLQPGQEVVWSTTLTRRDLANWDVAAQDWAITQYPKKVFVGSSSRKLPLRASLPRVQ, from the exons ATGAAGCTCGGCTGGTTGGAGTTTGTTGCGGCCACGGCCTCGGTAGCCCAGGCTAAG GACCTTGCGTACTCTCCCCCCTACTATCCCTCGCCATGGGCCGATGGTCAACCCGCCGACTGGTCCAACGCGTACAAACGTGCCGTTGAGATCGTCTCCAACATGACTTTGGCTGAGAAGGTCAACTTGACCACTGGTACTGG CTGGCAATTGGAAGAATGTGTTGGTCAGACTGGTAGTGTTCCTAGACTTGGTATCTGGGGTATATGTCTGCAGGACTCGCCTCTTGGTATCCGTTACGGCGACCACAGCTCAGGCTTCCCCGCTGGCCTCAATGTCGCTGCTACCTGGGACCGCAAGCTCGCCTACCTCCGCGGTGAGGCTATGGGTCAGGAGTACAGCGACAAAGGAATTGACGTCCAATTGGGTCCCGTTGCTGGCCCTATCGGCAGATCTCCCGACGGTGGTCGCAACTGGGAAGGTTTCGCCCCCGATCCGGTCCTGACCGGTGTGCTCATGGCTGAGACTATCAAGGGTATTCAGGATGCCGGTGTCATTGCTACTGCTAAGCACTTCATCGGTAACGAGCAGGAGCATTTCCGTCAGGTTTCTGAGGCTCTCGACTATGGTTACAACATCACTGAGACGGTCAGCTCCAACATCGACGATAAGACCATGCACGAGCTCTACCTATGGCCTTTCGCCGATGCTGTTCGTGCTGGTGTTGGTTCCGTCATGTGCTCGTACAACCAGATCAACAACAGCTACGGTTGCCAGAACAGTCACTTGCTGAACAAGCTACTCAAGCACGAGCTCGGCTTCCAGGGATTCGTTATGACCGACTGGGGTGCTCACCACAGCGGTGTTGCCTCCACCCTTGCTGGTACCGATATGTCGATGCCCGGTGATATCTCGTTCGACGATGGTATGTCGTACTTTGGTTCCAACCTAACCGTTGCTGTTCTCAACGGTACCGTTCCCGAGTGGCGTGTCGACGATATGGCCGTTCGTATCATGTCTGCTTTTTACAAGGTTGGCCGTGATCGCCAGCGCACGCCTCCCAACTTCAGCTCCTGGACCACCGACGAGTACAGCTACGCCCACTACGCCGTTCAGGAGGGCTGGAAGCAAGTCAACCAGCGCATCAACGTCCAGCGCAACCACTCCGAGATTATCCGTGAGGTTGGCGAAGCCAGCACTGTCCTCTTGAAGAACGAGGGTGCTCTCCCCTTGACTGGTGACGAGGATGTGGTCGGTATTCTGGGTGAAGATGCTGGATCCAACCCCCAAGGCGCCAACGGCTGCGAGGACCGTGGATGCGACAAGGGTACTCTTGCCATGGCCTGGGGTAGCGGTTCTGCCGAATTTCCGTACTTGGTTACTCCCGAGCAGGCTATCCAGAACGAGATTCTCAACCGGGACGTCAAGCACCCCGTCTTCGCCGTCACCGACAACTGGGCTTTGGACCAGATGGCCTCCGTCGCCTCTCAAGCCGAAGTTTCTCTTGTCTTTGTGAATGCCGATGCTGGTGAAGGTTTCCTCGTCGTGGATGGCAACGAGGGTGACCGCAACAACATCACTCTCTGGAAGAACGGCGAGAACGTCATCAAGACTGTCAGCGAGAACTGCAACAACACCATCGTGATCATGCACACCGTCGGACCCGTCGTCATCGACGAATggtatgacaaccccaacgtCACCGCCATCGTTTGGGCTGGTCTGCCTGGACAGGAATCCGGAAACGCCATTGCCAACGTTCTCTACGGCCGTGTCAACCCTGGTGGCAAGAGCCCCTTCACCTGGGGCAAGAGCCGCGAGGCATACGGTGCCCCGATCCTCACCGAGACAAATAACGGCATCGGTGCTCCCCAGGTCGACTTCACCGAGGGTCAATTCATTGACTACCGCCGCTTCGACAAGTACAACGAGACCCCCATCTACGAGTTCGGCTATGGTCTGAGTTACACCACCTTCAAGTACTCCAACCTCCACGTCAAGGCCCTGAACGCCTCCAAGTACGTTCCCACCACCGGCAAAACCAGCGCCGCACAAACTCTCGGCGAAGCCGGAAAGCCTTCGAACTACGTCTTCCCCAAGGGCTTCGACCGCACCACCAAGTTCATCTACCCCTGGCTGAACTCCACCGACCTGAAGAAGTCCGCCAACGATCCCGAATACGGCCTCGAGACCTCCGAGTACATTCCCGAGAACGCCCAGGACGGCTCTGCCCAGCCCCGTCTCCCCGCCAGCGGCGGCCAGGGCGGCAACCCGGGTCTCTACGACGAGCTCTTCCGCGTCTCCGCGACCATCAAAAACACGGGCAAGCTCGCCGGCGACGAAGTGCCTCAGCTGTACGTCTCTCTGGGCGGCCCCAACGAGCCCAAGGTTGTCCTGCGCAACTTTGACCGCATTACACTGCAGCCTGGGCAGGAAGTCGTGTGGTCGACTACGCTTACCCGTCGCGACCTTGCCAATTGGGACGTTGCTGCGCAGGACTGGGCTATTACGCAGTATCCTAAGAAGGTGTTTGTAGGGAGCTCGTCGCGCAAGCTGCCGCTGCGGGCTTCACTGCCGAGGGTGCAGTAG
- a CDS encoding putative inositol phospholipid biosynthesis protein Scs3 (COG:I;~EggNog:ENOG410PN56;~InterPro:IPR019388;~PFAM:PF10261;~TransMembrane:6 (i26-44o87-108i128-145o210-232i261-285o291-307i);~go_component: GO:0005789 - endoplasmic reticulum membrane [Evidence IEA];~go_process: GO:0019915 - lipid storage [Evidence IEA]), translating to MTTRDKSPPSSTPPKTHASSHQLPQIALLIYPITLLIGSVYSSISPTARAPNHAHPAPLAPSLAADINLSSPPESPVNYFARKDNIFNVYFVKIGWLWLTLAFASLLISQPTYRQTATSSRRIAQACLRYALATTAWYLMTQWFFGPPVIDRSFVVTGGGCERVVGGVAGAAQAATGAGDVAALESVVTAAACKAIGGKWAGGHDVSGHVFMLVVVTGVLGAEGVGVAGSFLGRALGLGSSATDEADGKEKDGDVEQGRVWALRFVLAVAGLGWWMLFMTAIWFHTWLEKWSGLTIALGTLYGIYFLPRKVPAWRDVVGMPGV from the exons ATGACCACCCGCGACAAATCACCCCCTtcctcaacaccaccaaAAACACATGCCTCCTCCCACCAACTCCCCCAAATCGCCCTCCTAATCTACCCAATAACCCTCCTAATTGGCTCCGTCTactcctccatctccccaACCGCCCGAGCCCCGAACCACGCCCACCCAGCACCACTAGCCCCCTCGCTCGCAGCAGACATCAACCTCTCCTCGCCCCCAGAAAGCCCCGTGAACTACTTCGCGCGCAAGGACAACATCTTCAACGTCTACTTTGTCAAAATCGGCTGGCTATGGCTCACGCTCGCATTTGCCTCACTGCTCATCTCGCAGCCAACGTATCGCCAAACAGCCACTTCCTCGAGGAGGATCGCCCAAGCGTGTTTGCGGTACGCACTCGCGACAACGGCTTGGTATCTGATGACGCAGTGGTTCTTTGGGCCGCCGGTGATCGATCGCAGTTTTGTGGTTACGGGCGGTGGATGTGAGCgcgttgttggtggtgttgcGGGTGCTGCGCAGGCGGCTACGGGCGCAGGAGACGTCGCAGCGTTGGAGAGTGTGGTGACAGCGGCGGCTTGTAAGGCTATTGGAGGGAAGTGGGCCGGGGGGCATGATGTTAGTGGACATGTTTTTATGTTGGTTGTTGTCACGGGGGTGTTGGGGGCTGAGGGAGTTGGTGTTGCGGGTTCGTTTTTGGGGAGGGCGTTGGGGTTGGGATCGTCTGCAACAGACGAGGCTGatgggaaggagaaggatgggGATGTTGAGCAAGGACGCGTTTGGGCGTTGAGGTTTGTGCTTGCTGTCGCGGGGTTGGGGTGGTGGATGTTGTTTATGACAGCGATTTGGTTTCATACGTGGTTGGAGAAG TGGTCTGGGTTGACGATTGCGTTGGGTACGCTGTATGGCATTTACTTCCTGCCGAGAAAGGTGCCGGCGTGGAGGGATGTTGTTGGGATGCCGGGTGTTTGA
- a CDS encoding uncharacterized protein (COG:S;~EggNog:ENOG410PJIJ), with product MATPIYSPSPRLDRFQQSLESIYGPFSSIPDPSTWTPPPKSGGHRGRYLWTDAYGVLNLLTMHREYTATLDLTTNTSEKEKNRYLTMAERLVETVHEVLGRTRDGKRRLPGASEENVVGGGLRIGKEEESGMDGDGQYHHYLTVWMFALNRLSMATGDGRYNRQAVALAKAIHPRFFVNRKSSRPRMVWKMAMDLSAPLVQSEGNLDPIDGFVVFRLLQAAAVKFDGEESEGVLSEEIDDYRRVMARKGEHFVSSDPLDLGMTLWTAHWFSEREEWAARLAGRCFEQLCMPLLSFPSPISAIPANEVDDLFEINRYLERNVKYRLAFREFGTALGAQCQSHQSTEKDRAVDLKNYADAIITAWDPYMELTLGSDLMHDDLRPITRVMYATALVPGAFQYGYFGPEPKSTLEK from the exons ATGGCAACCCCAATCTACTCCCCTTCTCCGCGCCTCGACCGCTTCCAGCAATCCCTCGAATCCATCTACGGCCCCTTCTCCAGCATCCCAGACCCAAGCACATGGACACCGCCGCCCAAATCCGGCGGCCACCGCGGCCGCTACCTCTGGACAGATGCCTACGGCGTGCTGAACCTGCTCACCATGCACCGCGAGTACACGGCCACTCTGGACCTCACCACTAATACTtccgaaaaggagaagaaccGGTATCTCACGATGGCGGAGCGGTTGGTGGAGACGGTGCATGAGGTGCTCGGACGGACGAGGGATGGGAAGAGGCGCTTACCCGGCGCGAGCGAGGAGAATGTGGTTGGTGGGGGGTTGAGGATtgggaaggaggaggagagcgggatggatggggatgggCAGTATCATCATTATTTGACGGTGTGGATGTTTGCTTTGAACAGGTTGTCCATGGCGACTGGAGACGGGAGGTATAATCGGCAGGCTGTGGCGCTGGCGAAGGCGATTCATCCGCGGTTCTTTGTGAATCGGAAATCGAGTCGGCCAAGGATGGTGTGGAAGATGGCGATGGATTTGTCGGCCCCGTTGGTACAGTCGGAGGGGAATTTGGATCCGATTGATGGGTTTGTTGTTTTTAGGCTTTTgcaggctgctgctgtgaaGTTTGATGGGGAGGAGAGTGAGGGGGTGTTGAGTGAGGAGATTGATGATTATCGAAGGGTGATGGCTCGTAAGGGAGAGCATTTTGTGTCGAGTGATCCGTTGGATTTGGGGATGACGCTTTGGACTGCGCATTGGTTTTCTGAGCGCGAGGAGTGGGCGGCTAGACTCGCGGGACGGTGTTTTGAGCAGCTTTGTATGCCcctcctttcttttccttccccCATTTCTGCCATCCCAGCTAATGAAGTAGACGACCTCTTCGAAATAAACCGCTACCTTGAACGAAATGTCAAATACCGGCTCGCCTTCCGCGAATTCGGCACCGCTCTCGGCGCGCAGTGCCAGTCGCATCAATCCACCGAGAAAGACCGTGCCGTGGATCTTAAGAACTACGCCGATGCTATTATCACCGCGTGGGATCCGTATATGGAGTTGACGCTGGGGTCGGATTTGATGCATGATGATCTAAGGCCGATCACGAGGGTTATGTATGCCACTGCTTTGGTTCCGGGAG CTTTTCAATATGGGTATTTTGGTCCGGAGCCTAAGTCAACACTTGAGAAATAG
- a CDS encoding putative erythromycin esterase (COG:S;~EggNog:ENOG410PKEC;~InterPro:IPR014622,IPR007815;~PFAM:PF05139;~go_process: GO:0046677 - response to antibiotic [Evidence IEA]), with translation MAQIQQLFTAAAQPLPAISDPSFASHFDDFAKYKVVLLGDGSHGTSEFYSARAEITKRLIAQHGYTMVAVEADWPDAEAVDRYVRQRPGPKAGVGGHTTDYEPFGRFPTWMWRNREMQDLCEWMRDRNSKLPDNQKAGFYGLDLYSMGASIRAVIDYLDHVDPQAGKDARRRYGCLQPWVDDPTAYGLASLRGLQDCESQVMTMLRDILERRVQYARENAERDGDEFHSGEQNAYVVRDAERYYKAMYYSSATSWTLRDTHMFDTLRRLFQHNPTGKAIVWAHNSHVGDARYTSMGSRRNELNIGQLCRENFGREHVAILGCGTHTGTVAAAHEWDDDMEVMDVRPSRNDSWEMLAHQTGIPSFVLDLRQDKIDPALREAMAAETLRLERFIGVIYRPETERISHYSQAFLQDQFDAYVWFDRTQAVRELERIQPATPLGKGETYPFGV, from the coding sequence ATGGCCCAAATCCAGCAGCTCTTTACCGCAGCCGCGCAGCCACTACCAGCTATCAGCGATCCCAGCTTCGCTTCTCATTTTGACGACTTTGCAAAGTACAAGGTTGTCCTACTGGGCGATGGAAGTCATGGAACTTCGGAATTCTACTCCGCGCGTGCGGAAATCACAAAGCGCCTCATCGCGCAGCACGGCTACACAATGGTCGCCGTGGAAGCCGACTGGCCCGACGCGGAAGCCGTCGACCGCTACGTGCGCCAACGACCTGGTCCTAAAGCCGGCGTCGGCGGCCACACGACAGACTACGAGCCCTTCGGGCGGTTCCCGACGTGGATGTGGCGCAACCGCGAGATGCAGGATCTGTGTGAGTGGATGCGGGACCGGAACTCAAAGCTGCCGGATAATCAGAAGGCGGGGTTCTACGGGCTGGACTTGTATAGTATGGGGGCATCGATCCGGGCTGTGATTGATTATCTGGATCATGTTGATCCGCAGGCGGGCAAGGACGCGCGCAGGCGGTATGGGTGTCTGCAGCCGTGGGTTGATGATCCAACGGCATATGGACTGGCTTCGTTACGGGGGCTGCAGGATTGCGAGAGCCAGGTTATGACTATGTTGAGGGATATTCTGGAGCGGCGGGTGCAGTATGCGAGGGAGAATGCGGAGCGCGATGGCGATGAGTTCCATAGTGGCGAGCAGAATGCGTATGTTGTGCGTGATGCGGAGCGGTACTATAAAGCTATGTACTATAGCTCCGCGACGTCGTGGACGTTGCGCGATACGCATATGTTCGATACACTGCGGCGGCTGTTCCAGCATAATCCCACAGGCAAGGCGATTGTCTGGGCGCACAACTCGCACGTTGGCGATGCACGCTATACATCCATGGGAAGCCGCCGCAACGAGCTGAACATCGGGCAATTGTGCCGCGAGAACTTCGGCCGCGAGCACGTCGCCATTCTCGGCTGCGGGACACACACGGGTACCGTCGCTGCCGCGCACGAATGGGACGATGATATGGAAGTCATGGACGTGCGTCCTTCCCGCAACGACTCCTGGGAAATGCTCGCGCATCAGACTGGTATCCCCAGCTTCGTCCTTGATCTCAGGCAAGACAAGATCGACCCCGCGCTGAGGGAGGCAATGGCGGCAGAGACGTTACGGCTGGAGAGGTTTATCGGGGTGATTTATAGGCCGGAGACAGAGCGGATTTCGCATTATTCGCAGGCGTTTTTGCAGGATCAGTTTGATGCGTATGTGTGGTTTGATCGAACGCAGGCGGTGCGCGAGTTGGAGAGAATTCAGCCGGCGACGCCGTTGGGGAAGGGGGAGACGTATCCGTTTGGTGTTTAG
- a CDS encoding uncharacterized protein (COG:S;~EggNog:ENOG410PKX7), with product MAVRRSARLRARSSEEPEPQTEPVPQIYKNENATNNETKLPPVMEHDEPQPPEPVQKTPVRNSTVNETPNKTPKSEKKPSEHKTPTSTAATRPPMGEMHPSKVHQSTTKKVDSGLILGFNPVKKDANGKVVKDTVVENTPTKAKASPASQYGTPGFEFKFACQESELSDEAKKLMESVREDVARIKAQMIQDKQAQEQSGDNTHEGDRRIAQPKGRAGRYDDAHMAEFKKMDSIAGHASAFRAAPGRFKPVDATKTLKRTKSKARLDESESQNNSPSKATPSKATLCKPSPAPAAGAKRVKHDRTDDASTRRPSKEDAPATTAPATTPRRTIDPLRRRTAVRGSLMTPTRSSMARASSASVKPPKKPSMIPGPTQSPVSKPLAAPRTPQTEFNPRLKTNLPSFANLKSILRRREPLFSKDPAKIAAGTHSAAPDFTPDLLFSGIHGEGDKEDVAQTPSPKKRVGFSPSVKSPNDLPPASPSPSKIPTSTRPASDITYPTLPALTPEKAATSNPGTPSIRHVRPSTVTEDKSLIPEVPGVMHGINNKKRHRVEPDEADTENVPPADSTTNANASDERSAKRVKPNTPVKRHQPPTPSPVKAPAGTPLRSASKVSRPSGAPGSVSRTGTGTGTPGSMRKNRFMTSSRLNMLAQPKHR from the exons ATGGCGGTCCGCCGTTCCGCTCGCTTACGCGCCAGGTCATCCGAG GAACCTGAGCCTCAGACCGAACCTGTTCCTCAAATTTACAAAAACGAAAACGCGACCAACAACGAGACGAAACTACCTCCAGTCATGGAACACGACGAACCCCAACCCCCAGAACCCGTCCAAAAGACGCCAGTTCGCAACTCTACCGTGAATGAAACACCAAACAAAACACCCAAGTCCGAAAAGAAGCCTAGCGAACACAAAACTCCCACGAGCACCGCCGCCACGCGCCCCCCGATGGGCGAAATGCATCCAAGCAAGGTGCACCAAAGCACAACCAAGAAGGTCGACTCCGGATTAATCCTTGGCTTCAACCCCGTGAAGAAAGACGCGAATGGAAAGGTTGTCAAGGATACTGTTGTCGAGAATACTCCTACCAAAGCCAAGGCTTCTCCGGCTAGCCAGTACGGCACGCCCGGATTCGAGTTCAAGTTTGCGTGTCAAGAGTCCGAGCTCAGTGATGAGGCGAAGAAGCTTATGGAGAGTGTGCGTGAGGATGTCGCGAGGATCAAGGCGCAGATGATACAGGACAAGCAAGCGCAGGAGCAGTCTGGAGACAACACGCATGAGGGCGATAGGAGGATCGCGCAGCCAAAGGGCAGAGCGGGTCGGTACGATGATGCTCACATGGCTGAGTTTAAGAAGATGGATTCTATTGCTGGACATGCGTCTGCGTTTAGAGCTGCGCCTGGTCGTTTCAAGCCGGTGGATGCTACTAAGACCCTGAAGAGGACCAAGTCCAAGGCGCGCCTTGATGAGTCTGAGAGTCAGAACAACTCGCCTTCAAAGGCTACGCCGTCGAAAGCTACGCTTTGCAAGCCTTCGCCTGCTCCTGCGGCTGGTGCGAAGCGTGTCAAGCATGATAGGACTGATGATGCTTCTACTCGTCGCCCATCCAAGGAGGATGCCCCGGCCACTACTGCACCTGCCACTACTCCTAGACGCACTATCGATCCCTTGCGACGCCGTACCGCTGTCCGCGGCTCTTTGATGACCCCCACCAGATCTTCGATGGCTCGTGCATCATCTGCTAGCGTCAAGCCGCCCAAGAAGCCATCGATGATCCCGGGACCAACGCAGTCTCCCGTCAGCAAACCTCTTGCTGCCCCGCGTACTCCTCAGACTGAGTTCAACCCGCGCCTCAAGACCAACCTGCCCAGCTTCGCCAATCTCAAGTCAATCCTCCGTCGTCGTGAACCTTTGTTCTCGAAAGACCCCGCCAAGATCGCTGCTGGAACGCACTCTGCGGCGCCGGACTTTACTCCCGATCTCCTGTTCAGCGGTATCCACGGCGAGGGTgacaaggaggatgttgcACAGACGCCTTCGCCCAAGAAACGCGTCGGCTTCTCGCCCAGCGTCAAATCTCCAAACGACCTGCCTCCCGCCTCGCCATCCCCGTCTAAAATCCCTACATCCACACGTCCCGCTTCGGACATCACCTATCCTACGCTTCCTGCCCTGACTCCAGAAAAGGCCGCCACTTCAAACCCCGGCACGCCCTCAATCCGTCACGTCCGCCCCTCAACTGTCACCGAAGACAAGTCCCTGATCCCAGAAGTCCCGGGCGTAATGCACGGCATCAACAACAAAAAGCGCCACCGTGTGGAACCCGACGAGGCAGACACCGAGAACGTCCCTCCAGCCGACTCAACCACAAACGCCAACGCGTCCGACGAACGCAGCGCAAAGCGCGTCAAACCCAACACCCCCGTCAAACGCCATCAACCGCCGACACCTAGCCCTGTCAAGGCCCCCGCGGGTACGCCTTTGCGCTCTGCCAGCAAGGTTAGCCGTCCCAGCGGCGCTCCTGGAAGCGTGAGCCGTACCGGCACTGGTACTGGTACGCCCGGGAGCATGAGGAAGAATCGATTTATGACGAGCAGTCGCTTGAATATGTTGGCGCAGCCGAAGCATCGTTAA